The Fimbriimonas ginsengisoli Gsoil 348 genome window below encodes:
- a CDS encoding glutamine--tRNA ligase/YqeY domain fusion protein codes for MATNETPSDYIRDAIKEDLREGRFQSVHTRFPPEPNAYLHIGHAKAIWINYGIALDFGGLFNLRFDDTNPLKEEQEFVDGIIEDVRWLGTDWGDRLCFASDYFEQMYEWAVDLIKKGKAFVCDLSAEEMGQMRGTLTTPGTESPWRDRSVEENLDLFARMRAGEFPDGARTLRAKIDMASPNIHMRDPVMYRIRHAEHHRQGDKWCIYPSYDWAHGNEDSIEGVTHSLCSLEYEIHRPLYDWFLDELGIYHPRQIEFPRLKMTHTVMSKRRFIELVKGGHVDGYDDPRMPTLIGMRRRGYTPEAIREFCRRIGLTKADSVIEVHVLDDCVREDLNKRALRVMGVINPLKVVLLNYPAEQIEQLDAINNPEDPDAGSRKVPFARELYIEQDDFREEPPPKFFRLAPGREVRLRYGYFIKCVDVVKDENGQIVELHCTYDPETRGGDAPDGRKVKGTLHWVAAPTALTAEVRLYDHLFMKADPDEMEEGESYISNLNPDSLKIGTCFVEPSVAGTVPGTRYQFERLGYFCVDQDSTPGQLRFNRTVTLRDSWAKTEKAANKPG; via the coding sequence ATCGCAACCAACGAAACGCCCAGCGACTATATCCGCGACGCGATCAAGGAAGATTTACGCGAAGGGCGATTCCAAAGCGTGCACACGCGCTTTCCGCCGGAGCCGAACGCATACCTCCACATCGGCCACGCCAAGGCGATCTGGATCAACTATGGGATCGCGCTCGACTTTGGAGGCTTGTTCAATCTCCGGTTCGACGACACGAACCCGCTGAAAGAGGAACAGGAGTTCGTCGACGGGATCATCGAGGACGTCCGCTGGCTCGGTACCGATTGGGGCGACCGGCTCTGCTTCGCATCCGACTACTTCGAGCAGATGTACGAGTGGGCGGTCGACCTTATTAAGAAGGGGAAGGCGTTCGTCTGCGATCTTTCGGCCGAAGAGATGGGGCAGATGCGCGGGACGCTGACGACGCCGGGAACCGAGAGCCCTTGGCGCGACCGAAGCGTGGAGGAAAACCTGGATCTGTTCGCCCGGATGCGAGCCGGGGAGTTTCCGGACGGCGCGCGAACTCTGCGCGCCAAGATCGATATGGCCTCGCCAAACATCCACATGCGAGACCCGGTGATGTACCGGATCCGGCATGCGGAGCACCATCGACAAGGGGATAAATGGTGCATCTACCCGTCGTACGACTGGGCGCATGGGAACGAGGATTCGATCGAGGGGGTGACGCACTCACTCTGCTCGCTTGAATATGAGATCCACCGGCCGCTGTACGACTGGTTCTTGGACGAGCTTGGGATCTACCATCCGCGACAGATCGAATTCCCGCGGCTGAAGATGACCCACACGGTGATGAGCAAGCGGCGCTTCATCGAACTGGTGAAGGGCGGCCACGTGGATGGGTACGACGACCCGCGCATGCCGACGCTGATCGGGATGCGCCGCCGGGGTTACACGCCGGAGGCGATCCGCGAGTTCTGCCGCCGAATCGGACTTACGAAAGCAGACAGCGTCATCGAGGTCCACGTGCTGGACGACTGCGTGCGCGAGGACTTGAACAAACGGGCTCTGCGAGTAATGGGCGTCATCAATCCGCTCAAAGTCGTTCTACTGAACTATCCAGCAGAACAGATTGAGCAACTCGATGCGATAAACAACCCTGAGGATCCGGACGCCGGCTCGCGCAAGGTGCCGTTTGCGCGGGAGCTTTACATTGAACAAGACGACTTCCGCGAGGAGCCACCACCCAAGTTCTTCCGTCTTGCACCGGGACGCGAAGTCCGTCTGCGCTACGGCTATTTCATCAAGTGCGTCGACGTTGTGAAAGACGAAAACGGCCAGATCGTCGAGTTGCACTGCACCTACGACCCGGAGACTCGAGGCGGCGACGCTCCGGACGGGCGGAAGGTGAAAGGGACCCTGCACTGGGTAGCCGCGCCAACCGCGCTGACCGCCGAGGTTCGGCTCTACGACCATCTGTTTATGAAAGCCGACCCCGACGAGATGGAAGAGGGGGAGAGCTACATCTCGAACCTGAATCCCGATTCGTTGAAGATCGGGACCTGCTTCGTCGAACCAAGCGTTGCGGGGACCGTTCCCGGGACCCGCTATCAGTTCGAGCGGCTCGGCTATTTCTGCGTCGACCAGGATTCGACTCCCGGTCAACTGCGATTCAACCGCACGGTGACCCTGCGCGATTCTTGGGCGAAGACCGAAAAAGCCGCAAACAAGCCGGGGTAG
- a CDS encoding polysaccharide deacetylase family protein: MLATFAVLLLAGQPEIRHDLRTRTPVLTYHDMVPDRGPGALWFDCTPQEFEQQLDWLAANGAHFISIAQLYDHLTRGAKLPSKAIAITFADNYLGFYGRALPILRRRQIPVAMFVHTDFVGSSIGRPKMSWGQLQELDREGLVTVASQTRTHPADLRTLKQKALNEEMAGSKHALEAHLGHTVRFLAYPNGKFDSRVARAAASAGYEMAFTEQLMPADRSPSIFKVARYVHTKYRRAWSDAYGRGR; encoded by the coding sequence ATGCTCGCCACGTTTGCAGTCCTGCTCTTGGCCGGACAGCCTGAAATACGCCACGACCTTCGGACCCGCACCCCCGTTCTCACCTACCACGACATGGTGCCCGATCGCGGTCCCGGCGCCCTCTGGTTCGACTGCACGCCCCAAGAATTCGAGCAGCAGCTCGACTGGCTCGCCGCAAACGGCGCCCACTTCATTTCCATCGCCCAGCTCTACGATCACCTCACCCGGGGGGCAAAGCTCCCTTCGAAGGCGATCGCCATCACCTTCGCCGACAACTACCTCGGCTTCTACGGCCGAGCTCTCCCGATCCTTCGGCGGCGCCAAATCCCGGTCGCGATGTTCGTCCACACCGACTTTGTCGGCTCCTCCATCGGTCGGCCCAAGATGAGCTGGGGCCAGCTCCAAGAGCTCGACCGCGAAGGGCTCGTAACCGTCGCCTCGCAAACGAGAACCCACCCGGCCGACCTCCGGACCCTCAAGCAAAAGGCGCTCAACGAGGAGATGGCCGGCTCCAAACACGCCCTCGAAGCCCACCTCGGCCACACGGTCCGCTTCCTCGCCTATCCGAATGGCAAATTCGACTCCCGGGTCGCCCGCGCCGCCGCCTCCGCGGGCTACGAAATGGCCTTCACCGAGCAATTGATGCCCGCGGATAGATCACCTAGCATCTTCAAAGTGGCAAGATACGTGCACACAAAATATCGTCGCGCATGGAGCGACGCGTACGGACGGGGAAGATAA
- a CDS encoding AAA-like domain-containing protein, whose translation MEVTAQAPAVWIQLLGSFRVVLGRSPDQPQRFRSRTAERLLASLALRLGHAVHKGELLEALWPASDGDRQAQNLRKAISDIRQVLEDGSTVVLSHGDRLWLDSAQVQTDVDRFKRLTDAGLEGNESEQNLRAALKLYGGPLLAEEEEPWLQVHRMELEERFGQSVEQMIALLLSSEKYDEALRIGRQAVIAAPLREDVHMALIRAYASSGLRTEAIRQFEELESLLSNQWGESPSQKSVETFEALWGQREPPPLREAPPESPGGAISANSSFYISRECDQVFRRAIARSEATILIHGPRQVGKTSLLGRVLNGARADFKVAITDFQVLSRPQMADADSFSRALAYGFATQLGVRVDFAEVWNDWIGPNSNLHSVVEAVLRQVEGPVVWAMDEADRLFGVEFADDFFGLVRSWHNLRAMDSGGPFSRLSLVISYATEAHLFIQDINQSPFNVGIRIPVRDFAEADVEELSLRYGLRLAHQDVRRLFDLTGGQPFLTRKALDALVHGGGTVESLQRNAVDEDGPFGEHLRRLLFVTSRDPITREEIARFLRRQPFSDPKTPLRLMAGGMLIRNTSGQLEFRVPAYRPFLERYLLGSG comes from the coding sequence GTGGAAGTAACCGCGCAAGCCCCGGCTGTCTGGATTCAACTACTGGGCAGCTTTCGAGTGGTCCTTGGCCGGAGCCCGGATCAACCGCAGCGATTTCGCTCCCGTACCGCCGAGAGGCTGCTCGCCTCCCTCGCCCTCCGGCTTGGGCACGCAGTTCACAAGGGTGAGCTTCTTGAGGCGCTTTGGCCCGCCAGCGATGGGGACCGTCAGGCGCAAAACCTAAGGAAGGCGATCTCCGATATTCGGCAAGTATTGGAGGACGGCTCAACCGTGGTACTTTCGCACGGCGATCGCCTTTGGCTCGACTCCGCCCAAGTCCAGACCGATGTCGACCGATTCAAGCGCCTCACCGACGCCGGTCTCGAAGGGAACGAGTCTGAGCAAAACCTTCGAGCGGCGCTGAAGCTTTACGGCGGCCCGCTTCTGGCCGAGGAGGAAGAGCCGTGGCTCCAGGTTCACCGGATGGAGTTGGAGGAGCGATTCGGCCAGTCCGTGGAGCAGATGATCGCGCTCCTCTTAAGCTCCGAAAAGTACGACGAGGCGCTAAGAATTGGCCGCCAAGCCGTCATCGCCGCCCCGTTGAGGGAAGACGTACACATGGCCCTCATCCGGGCCTACGCCTCCTCGGGGCTGCGAACGGAGGCGATCCGCCAATTCGAAGAGCTCGAGTCGCTTCTAAGCAACCAGTGGGGCGAGTCCCCCTCCCAGAAAAGCGTAGAGACGTTCGAAGCCCTTTGGGGCCAACGGGAACCTCCGCCCCTCCGAGAGGCCCCGCCGGAGTCGCCGGGTGGGGCGATTTCAGCGAACTCCTCCTTCTATATCTCGCGAGAGTGCGACCAGGTATTTCGCCGGGCGATCGCTCGCTCGGAAGCAACGATTCTCATTCATGGCCCCCGCCAAGTAGGAAAGACCTCTCTGCTTGGGCGGGTGTTGAATGGAGCTCGCGCCGATTTTAAGGTCGCCATCACCGACTTCCAGGTTCTCAGCCGCCCTCAGATGGCCGATGCCGACTCGTTCAGCCGGGCGCTTGCCTACGGATTCGCGACTCAGCTCGGAGTTCGAGTCGATTTCGCCGAGGTATGGAACGATTGGATCGGCCCCAACTCGAATCTTCACTCAGTCGTCGAAGCGGTATTGCGCCAGGTCGAGGGTCCGGTCGTCTGGGCGATGGACGAAGCGGACCGTCTGTTCGGCGTAGAATTCGCCGACGACTTCTTCGGCCTCGTGCGGAGTTGGCACAACCTTCGAGCCATGGATTCCGGAGGGCCGTTCTCCCGCCTATCTCTGGTGATCTCCTATGCCACGGAGGCGCACCTGTTTATCCAGGACATCAACCAGTCTCCGTTCAATGTCGGGATCCGGATTCCGGTGAGGGACTTTGCCGAGGCGGACGTAGAGGAGTTAAGCCTTCGCTATGGTCTGCGTCTAGCCCATCAAGACGTTCGCCGCCTTTTCGACCTCACCGGAGGACAGCCGTTCCTCACCCGAAAAGCGCTCGACGCATTGGTTCACGGCGGAGGAACCGTCGAGTCGCTGCAGAGGAACGCCGTCGATGAGGACGGTCCGTTTGGCGAGCATCTCCGGCGGCTTCTTTTCGTCACCTCGCGTGATCCGATTACCCGCGAGGAGATTGCGAGGTTCCTCCGCCGCCAACCGTTCTCCGATCCAAAGACCCCGCTACGCCTCATGGCCGGCGGAATGCTCATCCGGAACACGTCGGGCCAACTCGAATTCAGGGTGCCCGCTTACCGGCCGTTCCTGGAGCGCTACCTACTCGGGTCGGGGTGA
- a CDS encoding M56 family metallopeptidase: protein MNAANAVAESWARALFAASWQGGLFILGVWALCIAFRRMPPWVKSWLWWIACTQMLLRVFLTLPIAMAVATPALPAAVATVEHAIVIESSPAPVTALVERSTPEPERPSPMLILMGLWGVGVVTGGGIAVRRLLGARRLVKRAAPLNSELALTILNELTDRPPRLLESPDVKCPLLAGYVRPVIVVPSGFADEHDAGEIRMAFAHEVAHLRRRDLWLSFAVATVQTAYFFHPLVWLASHETAIAREEACDLDVLRLCGESPSVYAHFLFKSAQGRTPVAALGAAYGYRNLRRRITMLKRTSNLSKSSLRRSWLVLIAAGAAAALPWSVVAQSSARTKTLGSTLKTATGSKSKKNHSAKTISKSKKSKPSSSAPTGLTGTAGVPLAASLVGGGVPGGMAGGISSPRLGGLQVGGGAPGGVSTAAQTGGFGGGGLTGAAGSGGFGGSVATGGRQTTTRSVRGASSRGGGLGTGSAAAGGFGGGTTKGGGPSAGGFGGISGGGGFGGGSAGGGLGGAVETVGLGGLSGGGVGGQEGPVEADGVVATPAENSGGPSLERLITADVEHGMVEKAIIQVLKASGTNFVIKAKIRPEIITCHFSQSSALTVLSSILKGSDQALTYRREGDVIYIVAKE from the coding sequence ATGAACGCCGCCAACGCGGTTGCGGAGAGTTGGGCCCGCGCCCTCTTTGCCGCCTCTTGGCAGGGAGGCCTTTTTATCCTTGGAGTTTGGGCCTTGTGCATCGCTTTCCGGCGCATGCCGCCGTGGGTCAAGTCTTGGCTCTGGTGGATCGCCTGCACCCAGATGCTGCTTCGGGTGTTTCTCACTTTGCCGATCGCCATGGCGGTCGCGACCCCGGCCCTGCCTGCCGCCGTCGCCACCGTAGAGCATGCCATCGTGATCGAGTCCTCGCCCGCTCCCGTTACCGCCCTTGTGGAGCGGTCGACGCCGGAACCCGAACGACCGTCGCCGATGCTCATCCTTATGGGCCTCTGGGGAGTGGGAGTCGTCACCGGTGGAGGCATCGCGGTTCGGCGACTCCTCGGCGCGCGCCGCCTCGTGAAACGAGCGGCACCCCTAAATAGCGAACTGGCGCTGACGATCCTCAACGAACTCACCGATCGCCCGCCCCGCCTGCTCGAGTCGCCCGATGTGAAGTGTCCGCTGCTCGCCGGCTACGTTCGCCCGGTCATCGTAGTTCCGTCCGGGTTCGCGGACGAGCACGATGCTGGCGAGATTCGCATGGCGTTCGCTCACGAGGTTGCCCACCTGCGTCGTCGCGACCTTTGGCTCTCGTTTGCCGTCGCGACCGTGCAAACGGCTTATTTTTTCCACCCCCTCGTCTGGCTCGCGTCTCACGAAACCGCGATCGCTCGTGAAGAGGCGTGCGACCTCGACGTTTTGCGTCTATGCGGCGAGAGCCCCAGCGTCTACGCCCATTTCCTGTTCAAGTCCGCCCAAGGCCGCACCCCGGTTGCCGCGCTGGGCGCCGCCTATGGCTACCGAAACCTTCGGAGAAGAATCACCATGCTCAAACGAACGTCCAACCTTTCGAAATCCTCGCTCCGCCGCAGTTGGCTTGTCCTCATCGCGGCCGGCGCCGCGGCCGCTCTCCCTTGGAGCGTCGTCGCCCAGTCCAGCGCCCGCACTAAGACGCTAGGTTCGACCCTCAAGACCGCGACCGGATCGAAGTCGAAGAAGAATCACTCGGCGAAAACGATCTCGAAAAGCAAGAAGTCGAAGCCGTCCAGTTCTGCCCCAACCGGTCTAACCGGGACCGCCGGCGTCCCTCTTGCAGCCTCTCTGGTCGGCGGAGGAGTTCCCGGCGGCATGGCCGGCGGGATTTCCAGCCCCCGGTTGGGCGGGCTCCAAGTAGGAGGCGGCGCGCCGGGTGGCGTCTCTACGGCCGCTCAAACGGGAGGTTTTGGCGGGGGCGGGCTCACTGGGGCCGCCGGTTCCGGTGGATTTGGTGGCTCCGTCGCGACGGGGGGCCGCCAAACGACCACTCGCTCTGTCCGAGGCGCGTCTTCCCGAGGCGGAGGTCTGGGCACTGGGAGTGCCGCCGCCGGTGGATTTGGCGGAGGAACGACTAAGGGTGGCGGCCCCAGCGCCGGCGGATTCGGCGGAATATCCGGAGGGGGCGGCTTCGGCGGTGGCAGCGCTGGCGGCGGTCTAGGAGGCGCTGTTGAAACGGTTGGCCTGGGCGGCTTATCCGGTGGCGGTGTCGGTGGTCAAGAAGGCCCGGTCGAAGCGGACGGAGTCGTTGCCACGCCGGCGGAGAATTCGGGCGGCCCTTCCCTCGAGCGCCTCATCACCGCCGATGTGGAGCACGGCATGGTCGAGAAAGCGATCATTCAGGTGCTGAAGGCAAGCGGAACGAACTTCGTCATCAAGGCAAAGATCCGGCCCGAGATAATCACCTGCCACTTCTCCCAATCCTCCGCCCTAACCGTCCTTTCCTCGATCCTAAAAGGCAGCGACCAAGCCCTAACCTACCGTCGAGAAGGCGACGTCATCTACATCGTCGCCAAAGAGTAG
- a CDS encoding adenosine deaminase family protein, which translates to MRGKLVLGLLIALTSVAVADEKGAERAFERAKRTEPELIAFLKRVPKGGDLHNHASGAYYTDGMLDAAIQQGLFFDPATSRFGTDSTKVPAKNLLTNNALLYQFLNAASMRGWTGEAQSGHDHFFETFGIFGGALNAVPEEEFFAEVIGRAKRQNLQYMELMAGPSPSDALNEYFKDTPSSADMARALDILRPRLEKLLTATTKNLDEREKLAARIGQRSFTSADEPMTVRWVYSINRLASADSFFANAAAGIFLAAREPRVCAMNMVAPEDHPLSRQNFESQMRMIDFLWRNLGKPNLTLHGGELTTAISPPDAMRDRIRKTIEIGHAKRIGHGVSIAWEDDLDGLFDEMRKLGIAVEICLTSNASILGVSGDRHPLRLYRANGIPVFLNTDDEGVSRSTMTLEWVRAVRDQGMTYRDLKEMARNSIEYSFLPGRSLYEGRNYAQLAGPFQGARAPGWKQTAEAEQMLRASEKMRVQLRLERAFVAFESKYP; encoded by the coding sequence ATGAGGGGCAAACTGGTTCTTGGATTACTGATCGCGCTGACGAGCGTAGCGGTCGCAGACGAAAAGGGGGCGGAACGCGCCTTCGAGCGGGCGAAGCGGACCGAACCGGAGCTCATTGCCTTCCTCAAGCGCGTTCCAAAAGGGGGCGACCTCCACAACCACGCCTCCGGCGCTTATTACACCGACGGCATGCTGGACGCCGCGATCCAGCAGGGGCTCTTCTTCGACCCCGCCACCTCCCGGTTCGGCACCGACAGCACGAAGGTGCCAGCCAAGAACCTGCTGACGAACAACGCCCTCCTCTACCAATTCCTAAACGCCGCCAGCATGCGCGGCTGGACCGGCGAGGCCCAAAGCGGCCACGACCACTTCTTTGAGACGTTCGGCATCTTCGGAGGTGCGCTCAACGCGGTTCCCGAAGAGGAATTCTTCGCCGAGGTCATCGGCCGCGCAAAGCGGCAAAACCTCCAATACATGGAGCTGATGGCCGGCCCTTCCCCCAGCGACGCCCTGAACGAGTACTTCAAAGACACGCCATCCAGCGCGGATATGGCCAGGGCGCTCGATATCCTGCGCCCCCGGCTGGAAAAGCTGCTGACCGCTACAACCAAGAACCTTGACGAACGCGAAAAGCTCGCCGCCCGCATAGGCCAAAGATCGTTCACGAGTGCCGACGAGCCGATGACGGTCCGGTGGGTCTATTCGATCAACCGGCTCGCGTCCGCCGACAGCTTCTTCGCCAACGCCGCCGCCGGCATCTTCTTGGCCGCCCGCGAGCCCCGCGTTTGCGCCATGAACATGGTCGCCCCCGAAGACCATCCGCTCTCCCGCCAAAACTTCGAGAGCCAGATGCGGATGATCGATTTCCTCTGGAGAAACCTCGGCAAGCCGAACCTGACTCTCCACGGCGGCGAGCTGACGACCGCCATCTCACCCCCCGACGCGATGCGCGACCGAATAAGGAAAACCATCGAGATCGGCCACGCCAAGCGGATAGGCCACGGAGTCTCCATCGCCTGGGAAGACGATCTCGACGGCCTATTCGACGAGATGCGAAAGCTGGGAATCGCCGTCGAGATCTGCCTCACCAGCAACGCCTCCATCCTCGGCGTCTCCGGCGACCGCCACCCGCTTCGCCTCTACCGCGCCAACGGCATCCCCGTCTTCCTCAACACCGACGACGAAGGGGTCAGCCGAAGCACGATGACCCTCGAATGGGTCCGCGCCGTCCGCGACCAAGGGATGACCTACCGCGACCTCAAAGAGATGGCCCGAAACTCCATCGAGTATTCCTTCCTCCCCGGTCGCTCGCTTTACGAAGGCCGAAACTACGCACAGCTTGCCGGGCCATTCCAAGGCGCCCGAGCCCCGGGTTGGAAGCAGACCGCCGAGGCCGAACAAATGCTCCGCGCCTCCGAGAAGATGCGCGTCCAGCTCCGCCTGGAGCGCGCCTTCGTAGCGTTCGAGAGCAAATACCCCTAG
- a CDS encoding ABC transporter ATP-binding protein, which produces MPDNIIEVKDLKKTYPGGVEAVRGVTFSVQAGEFFGFLGPNGAGKTTTINMLVNLVKRTSGDIRIDGLKFEEKPQEIYRRVGFAMQEIGLDETSTAREMLHLHGRLYHLPTDRIASQVDKLLKLVELEKVADRFTATYSGGMRRRFDLALSLMHEPKILFLDEPTQGLDPHARQLIWNHLRELNRAGMTIFLTTHFMEEAETLCDRLAIMDKGQIVTEGTVPELLAKHEAKNLEDVFLRTTGSNLGDEEVNLNATDPYSRNRM; this is translated from the coding sequence ATGCCCGACAACATTATTGAAGTTAAAGACCTCAAGAAAACGTACCCAGGCGGAGTCGAGGCGGTTCGCGGCGTCACGTTCTCCGTCCAGGCGGGCGAGTTCTTCGGGTTTCTTGGTCCGAACGGCGCCGGCAAGACGACCACGATCAATATGCTGGTCAATCTAGTTAAGCGGACCAGCGGCGACATAAGGATCGACGGCCTCAAGTTCGAGGAAAAGCCGCAGGAGATCTACCGGCGAGTGGGCTTCGCGATGCAGGAGATCGGCCTGGACGAGACGTCCACCGCTCGCGAGATGCTTCACTTGCACGGGCGGCTTTACCACCTACCCACCGATCGGATTGCCAGCCAAGTCGACAAGCTGCTAAAGCTGGTGGAGCTGGAGAAGGTCGCCGACCGGTTTACCGCCACCTACTCGGGAGGCATGCGCCGGCGCTTCGATTTGGCGCTCTCATTGATGCACGAACCCAAGATTCTCTTCCTAGACGAACCGACGCAAGGTCTGGATCCGCATGCGCGCCAGCTCATCTGGAATCACCTTCGCGAGCTAAACCGGGCCGGGATGACGATCTTCTTGACCACCCACTTTATGGAGGAAGCGGAGACGCTTTGCGATCGGCTCGCGATTATGGATAAGGGGCAGATCGTTACCGAAGGGACGGTCCCTGAGCTTCTGGCGAAACACGAAGCGAAGAACCTAGAGGATGTTTTCCTCCGCACGACGGGAAGCAACCTCGGCGATGAAGAGGTCAATCTGAACGCCACCGATCCTTACTCGCGCAACCGAATGTGA
- a CDS encoding VOC family protein yields MSTRYIVRDVEESLAFYVGLLGFREVEKWGSAFAIVELDGATLWLSGPESSAAKAMPDGRKPEPGGWNRIVVGSEDLEGLISTLRGAGVVFRNEPLSGPGGTQVLIEDPSGNPIELFQAR; encoded by the coding sequence ATGTCAACCCGCTACATCGTGCGCGACGTCGAGGAGAGCCTCGCATTTTACGTGGGGCTTCTCGGATTTCGAGAGGTCGAGAAGTGGGGGAGCGCGTTCGCGATTGTCGAATTGGACGGGGCTACTTTATGGCTGAGCGGCCCCGAGAGCTCGGCGGCGAAGGCGATGCCGGACGGACGCAAGCCGGAGCCAGGCGGGTGGAACCGGATTGTCGTCGGCTCGGAAGATCTTGAAGGGCTTATTAGCACCTTACGCGGGGCCGGAGTCGTCTTCCGAAACGAGCCGTTATCGGGCCCAGGCGGCACTCAGGTCCTCATCGAGGACCCGAGCGGGAATCCGATCGAGCTATTCCAAGCCCGCTAG
- a CDS encoding BlaI/MecI/CopY family transcriptional regulator, with amino-acid sequence MQETEPPLRTLGQQELEALEVVRERAPITVGEMAKAFGEPRGLARTTVLTMMERLRSKGFLQRSKEGGVFHYSPKRDSEEAMKGLVADFVRRSLGGSLSPFVSYLVDSGELSSTEQEQLRRLVDTVEKGGA; translated from the coding sequence ATGCAAGAGACCGAACCACCCCTCAGAACCCTCGGACAGCAAGAGCTCGAAGCCTTGGAAGTCGTCCGCGAACGGGCGCCGATCACCGTCGGCGAGATGGCGAAGGCGTTCGGTGAGCCTCGCGGACTCGCCCGGACGACGGTCCTCACGATGATGGAGCGCCTGCGCAGCAAAGGATTTCTGCAACGGTCCAAGGAAGGGGGCGTCTTCCACTATTCACCCAAGCGCGACTCCGAGGAGGCCATGAAGGGGCTCGTCGCCGACTTCGTCCGTCGCTCCCTCGGCGGCTCGCTCTCGCCGTTCGTGAGCTACCTGGTCGATTCCGGGGAACTTAGCTCGACCGAGCAAGAGCAGCTTCGCCGCCTCGTCGACACCGTCGAGAAAGGTGGCGCATGA
- a CDS encoding ABC transporter permease, with protein MSTFFSDWYYLSIRSIKQIWRPLLALIPSLFIPIFFFVVNSSSLDAFSKVPGFPPSITYRDFIAPTALFTAVFFSSGNAGIELVQDISNGYFKKLLIMPISRLTIILGRLTEVAVQAVMQGTIVVVLLLLVGVRIQTGVLGLLAIFAMLMIFAMAWSCVSMISALRTQNARLVQSLFVVVFPFLYLTTSQAPMPLLPPTFRLIASYNPVTYIIEGVRALVLTGWGNPAIWQGFLVATTLFVIMVTLTLGSFKKALR; from the coding sequence ATGAGCACTTTCTTTTCCGACTGGTACTACCTCTCGATTCGGAGCATCAAGCAGATCTGGCGGCCTTTGTTGGCGCTGATCCCGTCGCTGTTTATTCCGATCTTCTTCTTCGTCGTGAACTCGTCGTCGCTCGATGCGTTCTCGAAGGTGCCCGGCTTTCCGCCAAGCATCACCTATCGCGACTTCATCGCGCCGACTGCGCTCTTCACGGCCGTCTTCTTCTCCTCGGGAAACGCGGGGATCGAGCTGGTGCAAGACATCTCGAACGGATACTTTAAGAAGCTGCTGATCATGCCGATCAGCCGGCTAACGATCATTTTGGGACGCCTGACCGAGGTCGCGGTTCAGGCGGTGATGCAGGGCACGATCGTCGTGGTCTTGCTGCTGTTGGTGGGCGTGCGAATCCAGACCGGCGTTCTCGGCCTCCTCGCGATCTTCGCGATGCTGATGATCTTCGCCATGGCTTGGAGTTGCGTCAGCATGATCTCCGCGCTCCGCACCCAGAACGCCCGGCTCGTGCAGTCGCTCTTCGTAGTGGTCTTCCCTTTCCTGTACCTGACCACTTCGCAGGCGCCGATGCCGCTCTTGCCGCCGACCTTCCGTCTGATCGCGTCGTACAACCCGGTCACCTACATCATCGAAGGCGTCCGAGCCCTCGTCCTAACCGGCTGGGGCAACCCCGCCATCTGGCAAGGGTTTCTGGTCGCGACCACCCTCTTCGTAATCATGGTCACGCTGACGTTGGGGTCGTTCAAGAAAGCCTTAAGGTAA
- a CDS encoding VOC family protein, with product MVTKLSHVCIYVLDQDSAKEFYVDKLGFKVNTDAEYGEGFRWLTVTPPEQPDLEISLMAIKPGMALDEEAAAAMRTLVQKGHFGVGAMESPDIRKTYEELKAKGVKFRSEPEEQFYGIEAVLQDDSGNWFSLCQRAEVTVA from the coding sequence ATGGTCACGAAGCTGTCCCACGTTTGCATCTACGTTCTCGATCAAGACTCGGCTAAGGAGTTCTACGTCGACAAACTTGGCTTCAAGGTAAACACCGACGCCGAGTACGGCGAAGGATTTCGCTGGCTAACCGTCACCCCGCCCGAGCAACCCGATCTCGAGATCTCCCTTATGGCGATCAAGCCGGGAATGGCGCTCGACGAGGAAGCCGCCGCGGCGATGAGGACCCTCGTTCAAAAAGGCCACTTCGGCGTCGGCGCCATGGAATCGCCGGACATCCGCAAGACCTACGAGGAGCTTAAAGCGAAGGGAGTGAAGTTCCGCTCCGAACCCGAGGAGCAGTTCTACGGCATCGAAGCGGTGCTCCAAGACGACTCCGGAAACTGGTTCAGCCTCTGTCAGCGCGCGGAGGTTACCGTCGCCTAG